In Gossypium arboreum isolate Shixiya-1 chromosome 3, ASM2569848v2, whole genome shotgun sequence, the sequence attgaagcaCATCGCAAAAGCAGAGGGACTGGAAGCACAAATAACCCATGCGCTAGGAAACACGTGGATCCTAGTCTCGCGGGTCGGGTCATCGGGTCAGACCAGGGGGAAAAGACGCCGTTTCAGTGCCTAAACGCCCGGCCTAAAACGACGTTGTTTCAGGCTAATATAAAAGTTcaaatgtttttgtaaaaaattcatttttatcaCAACCCAAAGAAAAAAAACTGAAGAGGTCCCTTTTTTCTTTAAGTTAACCCAGATTTCGGCCAAGAAGTTGACGGGCCTCCGTCGCAACACCGTACCGCTCCTCCGTAATTGGTGGTCGGAGTCGAGTAAAAACAACCTCTTCGGTCCCTCTCATCtccttttttgtattttttttaaaacttacaTATCCtatatttatttttagaaaataaaataaataaacaaaatgggGTTCTCTATGCCCTTCAAACCCTCACTCGAATCCACATGGGTCAGAGGTGTTCATGCGCCGGCGATGGTCGTCGGAGGAAAGCCGATCGACTCAGGGAAACCCttctcctttttatttttattttcttttttaacctaaaaataaaggaagaaaaatgaaacaaatgaaaaaaaTCACCTTTTGCAAATTTTTACTTCTGTTTTTGATTGCTTAATCGTGTCTCCAATTACATTTTTCGTGTTTGTGGCTATATAGCCGAATACAAATTTTCTGCCTCAGTTGCCCTTGCGTGCTgtgtttttttatttctttttttgggTATGCTTGCAGGTCGGGGAAGGTCAACAGAGGGGGGATTTCGTTTTGGTGCAACGAGACAAGGGGAGTCGAGCCTCAGGCGTTGGACATGCCGACGAGGCACGTGGGGGGTGCAGCGCTAGGAAGGCTCAGAAACCTTAGGGTTTCTGAGTTGGTTTAGTCTCTTGGGCCTATGTGTGGGTCTGTTTTGTTTGGTTTAGGGTAGGTTGGGCTTAGTTGGTTTAATTGGGGTTGGGTTTAGTTTGGTTTAATTGGGTTGATGATTTAGGTTTGAGTTTAGGTTTTAGGTAGGTagttgggttttaaaatttaggTTGATTTGGTTTCGCAAGTGAACATTTAATGGACTATAAAAATATTTggatttttgtttggtttttattttataaatagtgtcgggccaaaattggcctattacaatGTGCTTTTCAATATAATCGCTTAACGCTATCTTTTTCTACCGAAAAAAGTCCGTAGGCATCACATAATCAGTATCAATACATTCCTCCACCACATCAGTATAATTTGGTAATACGCAACAAATGTTGGATTCTGTTATAATTAATAATATCTCCGTACCAACACATACATCCCGTACAATGCGCAAATAACCCTATTGGCGTGTCAATCGTATCCTATTCTTTAATACATTCACTCGGACATTTTTATCATATACAGTTTGTTAAAATCCCAACGACCATATACACAGTGTTCACTTTTCAAATAGCAAtccatttacaattttaaccttgtaACGTCATCATAAGCATACTATCCAATCATATAACAATGTCACATCCATTCGATatcatatatttattcatatttgccatttaatttatattttacgaTTCATtcaatttgatgccaaatgacAATAATTACATAACAATTCAAACTATAAGTAAAACAATATAATACAAgcatattatgaattaataaaataagtatcatatgaacttacctaaccAAAATAGCCACAAACACGACTTGAAGGACTAATCAGTAATTTTTCCTTTTTACACTTATCTATTGATTGGTTCAAATTCCAatctataatataatttaattcaatttatcaatataattttttctaaaataaatttataattttgtttaaaaaataaatttattgttTTAGAAACATTAAGAATGATAATATTGAATATTTACtttaactaattaataataatatagaggTTACCATTTCATTTGACTAAGGTAGGTCACACTTATTTTCAAAAGGAAGGAAGGAAATTTCCAGGCAAAACaatttaagattttaaaatattttattgacgaaagaaagagagaaaaaaaccCGGTCCAAAACGGTTCGgtttttaaaataaatctatTATAAAAGTCCCTAATCCACCCACTCACTTCCGCTTTACTTTTCcaccaattttttttctttgactgcgattttttctcttcttttcccaaaaaaaaaaaaaaaacaaaacctttttgtataatgtgagatTAAATTTCTTGTTTTGAAGTTTGGGTTTTGATCAGTTATTAGCTCTCTTGATTGGGGAGTTTTCTGTTATTTCTTTgtgtagaaaaaaaaaacaaaaaaagaatcttttttttttactatcaaGAGAGATGAAGGTGACTGCGACGGCTGTGACGGTTGATTCCGGTTTTGGGGACGACCAAGTGTGGCCACCGGGGTTTCGGTTTCACCCAACTGATGAAGAGCTGGTTCTTTATTATCTAAAGAGGAAGATCTGTAAAAAAAGGCTTAAGCTTGATATCATTAGGGAAACTGATGTTTACAAGTGGGATCCTGAGGAATTACCTggtaatttttccttttccttttaaaccctgaATTTTTTTCTAGGGGGGTTGGTTGATTATCTGATTCTTGATACGAGTTTATTTTAGGGTATATGAGGGTTTGTTTTGGTGCTTTGACTTCATGTAAGTTTTGATTAGATTACCTTTTAAGGGAATCGTATTGATTTGATCTCTTATTTGATTTGTGTTTTCTTTATGGAagcgttttttttttttgaggaaTATATGGCTATTGATTCTTTCATATACTAATTGTTAGTTTTCATCCATTCATTCTAAGATATATTTGGGTTCCGTTGACTTTGGTTGCACTCTAATTTGACTGTTCCTTTGGTTATAGTTTTTTTCGCTATTAATTGATTAGATGACTATAATTGTGCAATGGTGATGAGGTTTTCGATATGGTTTGTTTTTGCTCCTATTTTTTTGCTGTTTATTTAATGGATGGATTGGTTGTCTGAAAAAAAGTTAATCAGTAGATAATGTTTGCTCGTTAGTAGATTTAGGTTTCGCTTTGTTTGTTCGTATTATCAGTCTTCTAATAAACTAAACGAATGTTATCCAGGGCAATCGGTACTGAAGAATGGGGATCGACAGTGGTTCTTTTTCTGTCCAAGAGACAGGAAATACCCTAATGGAGCAAGGTCAAACAGGGCTACCATACATGGGTATTGGAAGGCAACGGGAAAGGATCGTTCTATTATTTGCAATTCTCGAGCTGTTGGAATCAAGAAAACTTTAGTTTTCTACAGAGGGCGAGCACCTAATGGCGAGCGAACTGACTGGGTGATGCATGAATACACCCTTGATGAAGAGGAACTAAAGAGGTGCCAGAACGTAAAGGTATGtaagtgagttaattttgttaACGAGCTTCTTGTTTTCATTTTGTATATGAGCTGTTTATTAATTCAGTGTTTCTCTTTTGTATTTCAGGATTATTATGCTCTCTATAAGTTGTATAAAAAAAGTGGACCTGGCCCTAAAAATGGTGAGCAGTATGGAGCTCCATTTAAAGAAGAAGCGTGGGATGATGAGGAATATTCTAGTAACCCTTTAGATACAATTACTCCTGTGAAGCCACCTAATGAGGCCATTCCTGTTGATAATGTAAAAGCTAATGTTCAATCTGAGTCTCCATTGAATGATATTGAGGAGTTTATGAGACAGTTTGCTGATGAGCCTGCACCTCCACAGCCGCAAGCTTATCATAGCCATGTATTGCATCAGGTTGTCAGTGCAGAAGAGACACAAAGTACTTTGCTGGATCCATCTCCAAGGGGTGTTCTCTTTCCCGAGCAACTTACAGTTCTCCATGGTCAAGCAAGATTTGAATTTTCAGAGTCGCCTATTTCTCAATTGCTGTTGCAGGAGGCACCTGAGGTCACACCTGTCGCCGACCACCTTGGTCAGGTACCTCAATTATGTGAGGAGGATTTCTTGGAGATTGATGATCTCCTTGGTCCTGAACCTTTGATCTCCAATATCGAGAAACCTGTGGAGAACAAGCAGTTCAATGAGTTGGATGGGCTGAGTGAATTTGACCTGTACCATGATGCAGCCATGTTTCTACAGGACATGGGGTCTCTTGATCAAGGAACAGTTCCATTCTTGTATGATAATATGATAAATCAAGTAAGTTACCAGTTGGAATCCCGATCTAATATAAGCCTGATGAATCAGCAGTATCTGCCCCATTCTAATCTAAACCTGATTGATAAGCAGTGGCAAAACCAAGCAAATGCAAATATGATGGAACAGCATTTGCAGCCTCAACTGAATGCGTCAGGGGGTAATATGTTGAACCAGGTGGGTTATCAATCTGGTCCAAATATAAACTCAATGGATCAGCAATCGGTGCTTCATTCAAGTGTGGACCAGGTGGATTACCATGGGCAGAATCAACACCTGCAAATGGATCAGATTAATGGCGCACTTTGGACACATGAGCAAAGTGGTGATGCTTTCATTCCATCTGGATCAAATCTTGGGAATGCTTCTCCAACTTCAGGTAGAACAAGTGTGGAAACCAATATGGATTTATTTGCGAACTTATTATCTTACGTTCCACTGAGCCATGCTTTTGTTTTGCACAAGCTGTCTTAGCCCATCCTGGCAGAGCTCTTGATGAGACTGATGGTTGGGTAGACATGCCAAAGTCGACATGGCAAAAAGTCTCTgtaaaaaaggggaatttgacccTGCTTCAAGAGCTCTTCTGATACAAGTATTTCATATATAGTCACTATAAGTGATTAGAATGCAAATATTCAACTTGTATTTTTTTCATGGGAAAAACTACTCTGAAATACTGCTAAACTGTAAACTTTTGCTTATACATGGTTATTTTTGTTTTATCGTGTTTAGGTTTTGTAAACAATGGCCCTAAGCAAGACCAAGGTAACAAAAATGATGGCAGTGGTGGTGGAAGCTGGTTTTCATCTTCTTTGTGGTCGTTTGTGGATTCAATACCTACAGCTCCTGCTTCTGCAGCTGAGAATCCATTAGTAAATCGGGCATTGGAGCGTATGTCTAGCTTTAGTAAATTGAGAATACATGCAATGAATACTGCAGTGAATGGTTCTGCTAGTGCTAGGAGGAGAAGCAGGAATAGGGGAttctttttcatttctattttaGGTGCATTGTGTGCTGTCTTATGGTTCTTGATAGGAACAGTTAGGGTCCTAGGGAGATCTATCTCCTcctgaatatatatatgtataagttgGAAGTGAAGTGAAGTGAAATTATTGCATGGACAACATATATGCATAGTTTTAATATCTAACTAATTTTGAATGTAAAGGAAGAAAGTGATAGCTGAAGTAAGGAAATGAATGTTGAACCCCTTTTTCGTTTTGTAGAGATCCTTTTTCTTAACTAAATATTTAATCTGTTTATGTGTCCAATGTTCCATTTTTACGAGTCTAAGCCTCTGTATTTCAACGCTGATAATGTGAACGGAAGGGGATGGTATCTTCATTCATTGTCTATATATAGGGGGATCAgtgtttattatatatttatcaaaatatGTAAGTTTTGCTTGAAAATTATGTATAGGAAGAATAAGGAAAGAAACCTTGTTGTAGGGCCAACGGGAAACATGGTTGTGTGTAGAGGGAAGAAGCGAAGGAAATAATAGTTCATTTAAGTCAAGGGTCTGCACTTCACTCTTATGGCAGGGCTACACACACATATACTCGTGAACTCGCTCATTTCTGATGTGTCCTACTGGGCTACTACCCCATTTCAATGTTTTTGCACACTGGAGTAGTATTTTTTGCTTTCTGTCTTACTGGACTGGTATTTCTTGTGATCTTTGTCACTAATAGAATTACTTCACTGTCATTGTTGCAATTTGAAGGTCATGTGTTTGAATGcctttatgtattattttttaatttaatatttttgagaGATTTATGACTAGTTTAGGATTTATGTAAAAATTTATTCTTCAATTCCTTCAGAATTTAGGtaaaaaaagtatataaaaaaaagggttactaaaagaacaaaaaaaaaaaaattattctatTCTTTGTTAGGATGGTTAAAAACATCtgcaaatttattttttaaaaagaatgtGTAagttggttttgtataaatgcaTTCCAGTTGATATTAAAGATTAATGGCATTTCCTATAAGTGATATTTTTGCCACCAAATTCTGTAGGAATCATGGATTTGCACGCTTGTTTCAATAAAATTTTTTAGAGTAAATTTCTATGATAAAATTAAAGCTATGTTCTTTGAATGacaattcttgaaaataaaaaatttcttctttttattCCCCCAAGTAATTTAAATTTGTTTTCATTTACCACACTAACTAAAAttgaacccttttttttttttgtattctaAAACAGGAACCAATTCAGAGATTGACAAATGTCTTAACCTGGTAAATTCCatttttcattaataatttaatagatAGAATAAATGAATGGCCCATTATAAAAatcaactatttaatttaatcccttttaaaatttagttaccTTAAACCCCTTCAAAATCTTATAATTTTTGTTCCCTACCCTGCACCAAAGTTCTACCTTAGTACGGGTTAAAGTGTATAATCTCCTTTTTTCAGTCTCTTTGAAATTTAATTATTCAGTATAATCCTGTTTaactttttaattatatgtaaaaatttcattttttctgGCACTTTggatattaataattcaattttaaccattttaataCAAATAATTTAGCTTTAGTCCtccaaaattttttaattttattttgatccCTCCAATACAAATTTCCTGGGTTCCCCCTGTGCCTTAAGATTTGTAGTACAGAGGGTATATATATAACTTGAGGAATCATGTGAAAGCCTTTGAAAAGATAGCCGTGCATCATGTGAATCTGAATCTGCTGTACCTTGCCTTCACCATTTAAAACCACCATTCCCTCCCTCTTTGTTTCTCACTTATATAAACACTGCTCGCCCCATCACCAAACTTGGCCTCTTCCTTTCATCTTCTGCATGTCTATCCCATACGAGCAACAAACATGAAGAACTTCTCTTTTGGAGTTGGTTGTTTACTGCTAGTTTCCATTTTCATGCTGCTTTGTTTATTCACCGAAACCCTCCTTGTGCCCCTTCATCTTCACCATGGTAATCATCTTCGGTGCTAAAAATCTAATCATCCATGCCATTCATGCATTGCTTATGTTCTCTACATGCATGTGTGCAGCAAACAACCATGGGAAAGCTCCAACATTGGGAGATGAAGTAGTACAAGTGAACACTGAGGTTTGTTTCTCATTTAACTCGTAATTTAAATCGTGGGTTGGGTATAGAGTTGATTTGttaatgcatgcatgcatgcaggAAGGGAGAGGGATGGAGATGTACACAACAGGGTCGAGCTTGCCTGACTGTACACACGCCTGTGGGGCATGTTTTCCTTGTAAGAGGGTGATGGTGAGCTTCAAGTGCTCCATGACTGAGTCTTGTCCCATTGTTTATAAGTGCATGTGTAAAGGCAAATACTACCATGTTCCTTCCAAATGATATTTATTTGCACCTCTTATCCCTGCAATTTAGTTAGTAATATTGAAGAGACTGGATTGAAAGATTAGTGTTTATGAGAATGCTTGTAAATAGTAGAATTTATTTGCATTTTTGGTACTCGTATTAGAATTTAGTTGGTGTTTTTTTTCAGTTAGTAGAATGTGAAATTTCAAAATGTTTTAGCAATGAATTTTATctgcttttttttttctagtcACTCCTCTTtgttccccccttttttttttttttaccttataGTATCTTCTTAGCATCCACTGCACAAGACACTAACAACAAATAAATTTAAGATATTTTTGGGTGTCTACTTAATACGAGTTCCAACCGTATTATCCCTAATATttgtataaatagataaataaatatgcatatttatataaataaatattaataagaaAAATTGAATAtgacattaaaaaaattaaaacttgggTGTGAATGATGTACTATTATAGGACGCTGAGGTTGATTTAAAAGGTCCACCGCCTCTGTTGAATGCAAGCAACATAGTTGGCGAGATTTGTATTTCAGGTCTTTTCAGCTCTGCTGTGCCAATAAAATTCAATTTTAGCAAAGCCTCCATTTATTACTCACTGACTCAATTAGTAAATAACCATCTGGGCTTCAATATCAATGTCCAACCAGATTGCCCAATCCAATATTTAGATTATTTTGTATATCATTTTCAAAAGCCATAATCCTGAAAATAGCCCCTAAAATTTTGCCTGATTATTCATTTTGGCCCTTATTTTTTTAAGCACTTTACCCTTCATTGTTccaatttttatcgaattgctctttttttttttttggacagAATTAGTGATGTAGCCGTTAGTTGGGGTGAACCGAATGTGTTTAATTACTACCATGACAATTCAAATAtaggataattttttttttgtcaaggatataattttaatatttgtgGGATGTATCGAAAAGTTTGTAAGCACTTAAgacaataattaataaataattgaaGAAGAACTCACGacatcataacatgttttcttattTGACGGTCACATTTTAGATTTCAAGCAGGGTTGTTTTTTCCAGTTAAACTCTGATTATTTTAGAGATATTTAAAGGGGTCATTGTATCCCTATTTTGACATGTCAATAAGCAAAGACATTTCTTTGTAGGGAACAAGATGTAGTCACATATAAGTTCGGTGAGATTTTTCGTGATAATTATGGAAAGAATTTTGTCTTGAGTTATGGTTTTATTTTCGGGGTTTGATTTCTCTAGATTGTactattatttgtttattcatttaGTGAAGAGCCGATATATCTTTTACCTGTGATTTTTTTCCTCTTTTAGAGTTttttatgtaaaatatttgtatttattaCTCTCCATTTTTACTATCTAGTTGTTTATAAGGGTTAATTCTCAACAATATTTATCGAAAATAATCAACCATAAGGTTAAAGCATCCACCGTTCCCAATCCTCAAAACTTATAAAAGGCCAAACTCTAAAGGAATGACAAAACCTAAGGCATGGGAAAGAATATAAAAAGTATAAACGATACCATAGGAAACGAATTTGATTCTCCTCCTAACTTCAACAAAGAATCAAATTCTCCTTCCCAACATTGccctactatatatatatatataacttaattattattttcaaacATTATCGACTGTTGTTGTTGGTAAATGGCAGACACGATCACCCACGATCTAACCGAAACCTTACAACTGACCAACAACAATGGATATGATCAGTACCTTAAAGAAGACGATGCAGACGAAACCAATTTCATTTACATCATCAACGCAATCCTCAGTGGAACCGCAAGGCTCAATGTCCTTTTACCCACAGCAACCATTCTCGGTTTCACCATTTTCGCTCCCCTCTTAAGCAATGACGGCCAATGCACCACCCTCAACAGATGGCTGTTGGGTTGTTTTTTAATGTTCTTAGCAGCGTCTTGTGTGTTCTTTACGTTCACGGACAGCTTTAGAACAGCCAAAGGAAGGTTGTATTATGGGGTAGCGACGTCGAGTGGGATTTGGACGTTCAATGCTGGAAGGAAGAAACCTTGTGTGCCATTGGATTATAGGCTGAGGTGGTGTGATTTGTTCCATGCAGTGCTGTCTTTGGTTGCGTTTTTGGCGTTTGCAGGGTCACATGGCGATGTTGTGGCGTGCTATTATCCGGGGATTCCGAGAAAAGTGACCAACACTGTTCCACTTGTGATTGGGTTTGTTGTGAGTGTTTTGTTTGTGGTATTTCCTTCGAGGAGAAGGGGAATTGGGTATCCATTCTTGTTGCAGGGTGAAGGTAGGAGCTCTAGATTTTGAAACATATATACTTCATATATTTGTATTTATGTAAGAATGCATAGTTGTTCCACTCTGCATTGGTAAAAGTATTATTGCCAATGAAAAATTACGTGCGCTAAAAAGTATTATCCTCTTATTATGAGTTTGAGAGAGATTACGGATAAATCTAAATATTATGTAAAAAAAAACAGATATGTTCATTAGTTAGGATCatttcttatttttttcttttatttattttttgataatTAGTCAATTGAATTGTGACTGTGTTTAAAATTAATGTGTCCCAAGTTTAAATCTCATCATATGGttataaaaaagataaaaatatcattgtattaatatttgttattttgtatataaaataatattttaataaattttcaattgaATTGGTATCTAGTTGATTCGTGTATATTAAAGTTTAGATAAAAGCCAATATTACAAAGAATTTACCACTAATAATTGACATTAACATTTTAAGAAAATTTAGATTTTAGAaaggttaaattttgctattagtttTTATATTATGTATAGTAGACCTGCTCATGAGTCGG encodes:
- the LOC108476148 gene encoding NAC domain-containing protein 17-like isoform X2 — encoded protein: MKVTATAVTVDSGFGDDQVWPPGFRFHPTDEELVLYYLKRKICKKRLKLDIIRETDVYKWDPEELPGQSVLKNGDRQWFFFCPRDRKYPNGARSNRATIHGYWKATGKDRSIICNSRAVGIKKTLVFYRGRAPNGERTDWVMHEYTLDEEELKRCQNVKDYYALYKLYKKSGPGPKNGEQYGAPFKEEAWDDEEYSSNPLDTITPVKPPNEAIPVDNVKANVQSESPLNDIEEFMRQFADEPAPPQPQAYHSHVLHQVVSAEETQSTLLDPSPRGVLFPEQLTVLHGQARFEFSESPISQLLLQEAPEVTPVADHLGQVPQLCEEDFLEIDDLLGPEPLISNIEKPVENKQFNELDGLSEFDLYHDAAMFLQDMGSLDQGTVPFLYDNMINQWQNQANANMMEQHLQPQLNASGGNMLNQVGYQSGPNINSMDQQSVLHSSVDQVDYHGQNQHLQMDQINGALWTHEQSGDAFIPSGSNLGNASPTSGFVNNGPKQDQGNKNDGSGGGSWFSSSLWSFVDSIPTAPASAAENPLVNRALERMSSFSKLRIHAMNTAVNGSASARRRSRNRGFFFISILGALCAVLWFLIGTVRVLGRSISS
- the LOC108476148 gene encoding NAC domain-containing protein 17-like isoform X1; this encodes MKVTATAVTVDSGFGDDQVWPPGFRFHPTDEELVLYYLKRKICKKRLKLDIIRETDVYKWDPEELPGQSVLKNGDRQWFFFCPRDRKYPNGARSNRATIHGYWKATGKDRSIICNSRAVGIKKTLVFYRGRAPNGERTDWVMHEYTLDEEELKRCQNVKDYYALYKLYKKSGPGPKNGEQYGAPFKEEAWDDEEYSSNPLDTITPVKPPNEAIPVDNVKANVQSESPLNDIEEFMRQFADEPAPPQPQAYHSHVLHQVVSAEETQSTLLDPSPRGVLFPEQLTVLHGQARFEFSESPISQLLLQEAPEVTPVADHLGQVPQLCEEDFLEIDDLLGPEPLISNIEKPVENKQFNELDGLSEFDLYHDAAMFLQDMGSLDQGTVPFLYDNMINQVSYQLESRSNISLMNQQYLPHSNLNLIDKQWQNQANANMMEQHLQPQLNASGGNMLNQVGYQSGPNINSMDQQSVLHSSVDQVDYHGQNQHLQMDQINGALWTHEQSGDAFIPSGSNLGNASPTSGFVNNGPKQDQGNKNDGSGGGSWFSSSLWSFVDSIPTAPASAAENPLVNRALERMSSFSKLRIHAMNTAVNGSASARRRSRNRGFFFISILGALCAVLWFLIGTVRVLGRSISS
- the LOC108475708 gene encoding protein EPIDERMAL PATTERNING FACTOR 2 — encoded protein: MKNFSFGVGCLLLVSIFMLLCLFTETLLVPLHLHHANNHGKAPTLGDEVVQVNTEEGRGMEMYTTGSSLPDCTHACGACFPCKRVMVSFKCSMTESCPIVYKCMCKGKYYHVPSK
- the LOC108475786 gene encoding protein DMP2-like; its protein translation is MADTITHDLTETLQLTNNNGYDQYLKEDDADETNFIYIINAILSGTARLNVLLPTATILGFTIFAPLLSNDGQCTTLNRWLLGCFLMFLAASCVFFTFTDSFRTAKGRLYYGVATSSGIWTFNAGRKKPCVPLDYRLRWCDLFHAVLSLVAFLAFAGSHGDVVACYYPGIPRKVTNTVPLVIGFVVSVLFVVFPSRRRGIGYPFLLQGEGRSSRF